A region of Zeugodacus cucurbitae isolate PBARC_wt_2022May chromosome 5, idZeuCucr1.2, whole genome shotgun sequence DNA encodes the following proteins:
- the LOC105217284 gene encoding trypsin alpha-3 isoform X1, producing the protein MQLRGLLLIVLVIGFEKSYSQSDSKLDPRIINGVEAPISRTKFQVSIRLKQHDRIFGRGHICGGSLIGPNKVLTAAHCLYNTDRKRYRKAKEFIVVMGTQNRFSRVNGTIVSDVTSIAYTNSFSLDTMRDDVGVMFLKTGLPANKTHLTVSPIVLSNSSVAPGTKCQVSGWGKTSQGLLSTDLMMTNVSIIQQGVCRTSYGNGIVEGMFCAGSLLGGTDSCQGDSGGPLVCNNELVGIVSWGNGCAQKGFPGVYSNVSYYRNWIDSRNASAPVDYSFGFLSLSFTLALGILFN; encoded by the exons atgcAACTCCGTGGTTTATTGCTAATTGTGTTGGTGATtggttttgaaaaat cttaCTCACAGAGTGACTCGAAATTGGATCCACGTATCATAAATGGCGTAGAGGCGCCTATATCACGCACCAAATTTCAAGTATCCATACGACTGAAACAACATGATCGCATATTTGGTAGAGGACATATATGTGGTGGCTCATTAATTGGGCCAAATAAAGTTCTAACGGCAGCACATTGTTTATATAA TACAGATAGAAAGCGTTATCGGAAGGCGAAAGAATTTATAGTTGTAATGGGCACACAAAATCGATTTTCACGCGTCAATGGTACGATTGTTTCGGATGTCACGTCGATAGCTTACACGAATTCCTTTAGTTTGGATACAATGCGTGATGATGTTGGAGTTATGTTCTTAAAGACCGGACTACCAGCGAATAAAACACACTTGACTGTATCTCCAATTGTACTGAGCAATTCATCAGTTGCGCCGGGTACTAAATGTCAGGTCTCAGGTTGGGGTAAAACTTCGCAG GGTTTGCTATCTACCGACTTAATGATGACTAATGTGAGCATTATACAGCAAGGCGTTTGTAGGACCTCATATGGCAATGGTATTGTTGAAGGCATGTTTTGTGCAGGCAGCTTATTAGGTGGCACTGACTCGTGTCAAGGTGACTCCGGTGGTCCGCTTGTTTGTAACAACGAACTGGTCGGTATTGTGTCCTGGGGAAATGGTTGTGCGCAAAAAGGATTCCCTGGCGTTTACTCGAATGTGAGTTACTATCGCAATTGGATTGATAGCCGCAATGCTTCAGCACCAGTGGATTACAGTTTCGGTTTTCTATCATTAAGTTTTACACTAGCTCtgggtattttatttaattga
- the LOC105217285 gene encoding uncharacterized protein LOC105217285 produces MRNFTKQQSTDTADTSVEKGDYPRASNGVVLGGIVTFVAYFFLMMAFCSPYWIESYEETHSSFKNMGLWEYCFKNFVYPYYQFPRQFNGCHNIFSHEYYVIREYLLPGWLMSVQACVTLAFLLTFTSLAILALVVIRLPLKGVLQYEWLMIRISYLCTASSSLLLFLAVCIFGGCAYRRDWLMYPKFNVLGWSYAVAVVSFITLGLGAMILHREARHAYDLRGEQKNLVMQMEMQEPGYQPPRHHHSTSRSLHGYI; encoded by the exons ATGCGCAATTTTACAAAGCAACAGTCGACAGACACGGCAGATACCAGCGTTGAAAAAGGCGATTATCCGCGTGCATCAA ATGGCGTTGTGCTCGGTGGAATTGTCACTTTTGTGGCATATTTCTTTCTGATGATGGCATTCTGTTCACCCTATTGGATAGAGTCGTATGAGGAAACACACAGCAGCTTCAAGAATATGGGCTTGTGGGAGTATTGTTTTAAGAATTTTGTGTATCCATATTACCAATTTCCGCGACAATTCAATGGATGCCACAATATCTTCAGTCAT GAATACTATGTCATCAGAGAGTACCTGCTACCTGGTTGGCTAATGTCTGTACAAGCTTGTGTTACATTGGCTTTTCTACTAACATTCACATCTTTAGCCATATTAGCGCTAGTTGTTATACGTCTGCCATTGAAAGGTGTGCTACAATATGAGTGGTTGATGATAAGAATTTCATATCTCTGTACAGCTAGCTCTT CGCTACTACTATTCTTGGCTGTATGCATTTTCGGTGGTTGTGCCTATCGTCGTGATTGGCTTATGTACCCGAAATTCAATGTGCTCGGTTGGTCTTATGCTGTTGCAGTTGTCTCATTTATTACACTCGGATTGGGTGCAATGATTTTGCATCGCGAAGCTCGTCATGCCTACGATTTACGTGGTGAACAGAAAAATTTAGTTATGCAAATGGAAATGCAGGAACCTGGCTATCAACCACCTAGACACCATCACAGTACCTCACGTAGTCTACATGGTTACATataa
- the LOC105217278 gene encoding uncharacterized protein LOC105217278, with protein sequence MAAFLQRFKMMLQRYPVTRGMVSYSLIWPTSSLIQQTFEGRSWPDYDWWRALRFSLYGGLFVAPTLYSWIKVSSAMWPQTSLRTAVFKTVVEQMSYTPAAMTCFYFIMSLLEMKTVGEAAAEVRKKFIPTYKVAMSIWPIVGIINFSVVPEKNRVPFISVCSLLWTCFLAYMKHLEHQHVDEMEGIFTSKEAKVKL encoded by the exons ATGGCTGCCTTCTTGCAACGATTTAAGATGATGCTGCAACGGTATCCCGTTACGCGCGGTATGGTTTCCTATAGCCTGATTTGGCCGACCAGTTCGTTAATACAACAGACCTTCGAAGGGAGAAGTTggc CTGACTACGATTGGTGGCGTGCGTTACGTTTCAGTCTATATGGCGGTCTTTTTGTTGCACCAACGCTATACAGTTGGATTAAGGTCTCCAGCGCCATGTGGCCACAGACATCACTGCGTACGGCCGTTTTCAAAACAGTCGTGGAACAAATGTCCTACACACCTGCTGCCATGACATGCTTTTATTTCATAATGAGTCTGTTGGAGATGAAGACTGTGGGCGAAGCCGCGGCGGAGGTGCGCAAAAAATTCATACCCACGTATAAG GTCGCCATGTCCATTTGGCCCATTGTTGGCATCATAAATTTCTCCGTCGTACCAGAGAAGAATCGTGTGCCTTTCATCAGTGTTTGTAGTTTGTTATGGACATGCTTTCTGGCTTATATGAAGCATCTGGAACATCAGCATGTCGATGAAATGGAGGGTATATTCACATCAAAGGAGGctaaagtgaaattataa
- the LOC105217279 gene encoding trypsin-1 isoform X1 — MAQSGGFVWLFLFYSLSLVCLVDRCQAFYPRIVNGTQANEGEFPFVVSLRRASDGRHKCGASLLNRVWVLTAAHCVVKSQPEQLSIQFGGNELDANSTKVSNVSKVIVHENYQPGNLHINDIALLRLQSPLKFSAKVRAVHLPAAQQDTAEAMPAVLIGWGLNATGGVIQKQLQKVHLQTFSDEECSQRHGIPLHATTICAGVPEGGRGQCSGDSGGPLLVDGQQVGIVSWSRKPCTVAPYPGVFTEVSAYVDWMQQMIGNDRDDGDWDESWEELTTGNLIIVRSKKGVASLLAKHKG, encoded by the exons ATGGCTCAAAGCGGTGGATTTGTatggttatttttgttttacagtTTAAGTCTCGTCTGCTTGGTTGACAGGTGTCAGGCATTCTATCCTCGAATCGTAAATGGCACACAAGCTAATGAAGGCGAATTTCCTTTTGTG GTATCCCTGCGTCGCGCTTCCGACGGCCGTCACAAGTGTGGCGCTTCGCTTTTGAATCGCGTTTGGGTGCTCACCGCGGCACACTGTGTGGTGAAATCGCAGCCGGAGCAATTGAGTATACAATTTGGCGGCAACGAATTGGATGCGAACAGCACCAAAGTGTCGAATGTCAGTAAAGTAATAGTGCATGAAAATTATCAACCGGGCAACTTGCATATCAACGATATCGCGCTGTTGCGTCTGCAGTCACCACTCAAGTTTAGTGCTAAAGTGCGCGCCGTGCATTTGCCGGCAGCGCAGCAGGATACAGCGGAGGCTATGCCCGCTGTGCTGATTGGTTGGGGACTGAATGCG ACCGGTGGCgtcatacaaaaacaattgcaaaaGGTGCACCTTCAGACATTCAGCGATGAGGAGTGCAGTCAACGACATGGCATACCATTGCACGCCACCACAATCTGTGCCGGTGTGCCGGAAGGTGGTCGTGGTCAGTGTAGCGGCGATTCGGGCGGTCCGTTGTTGGTGGATGGTCAACAGGTGGGCATTGTTTCGTGGAGTCGCAAGCCGTGCACTGTGGCGCCATATCCCGGTGTGTTTACGGAAGTCTCTGCTTATGTGGACTGGATGCAACAGATGATCGGTAATGATCGTGATGATGGCGATTGGGATGAGTCGTGGGAAGAGCTGACAACGGGCAATCTCATTATAGTGCGTAGTAAAAAAGGCGTAGCCAGTTTGTTGGCAAAACACAAAGgataa
- the LOC105217286 gene encoding pleckstrin homology domain-containing family F member 1 homolog — translation MVDRLVNSEANSRRIAMVESCFGSSGVPLAIPGRVLVGEGVLTKMCRKRPKSRQFFLFNDILVYGNIVIGKKKYNKQHIMPLEEVSLESLEDNGQYRNGWLIRTTTKSFVVYAATGTEKQEWMAHINKCVEDLLRKSGKKPVENHAAVWVPDAEATHCMNCKKTQFTMIVRRHHCRNCGAVVCGPCSSKKFLLPQQSSKPVRVCTACYERLSKVVKAESSKMTLANASDNLTTGSIDGNGNGTGKLVDSSGDEDSEEEGTGAANELHDEPRFYGDTTLSADESTSSAGLNSSHTPSVNN, via the coding sequence atggtgGATCGCTTAGTAAATTCTGAAGCAAATTCAAGGCGTATTGCCATGGTCGAAAGCTGTTTTGGCAGCTCTGGTGTGCCTTTAGCAATTCCAGGACGCGTACTTGTTGGCGAAGGTGTTTTAACCAAGATGTGCCGCAAGCGACCAAAGTCTCGACAGTTTTTCCTATTTAACGACATACTGGTATATGGGAATATTGTAATTGGAAAGaagaaatataacaaacaaCATATTATGCCATTGGAAGAAGTATCACTGGAATCTTTGGAGGATAATGGACAATATCGCAATGGTTGGCTCATACGTACCACAACAAAATCGTTTGTTGTTTACGCCGCTACAGGTACTGAAAAACAAGAATGGATGGCACATATCAACAAGTGTGTGGAAGATTTACTTCGAAAGAGCGGAAAAAAACCTGTCGAAAATCATGCGGCCGTTTGGGTACCAGATGCGGAAGCCACTCACTGTATGAATTGTAAAAAGACACAATTCACGATGATAGTACGACGTcatcattgtcgcaactgtggagCTGTAGTATGCGGTCCGTGCTCCTCCAAGAAGTTTTTACTGCCACAACAAAGCTCCAAACCTGTACGTGTCTGTACGGCTTGTTATGAACGCCTTTCCAAAGTAGTTAAAGCAGAATCGTCCAAAATGACACTAGCAAATGCTAGTGATAATTTAACAACAGGGTCTATtgatggtaatggtaatggcaCTGGCAAACTAGTGGATAGTTCTGGTGATGAAGATTCGGAGGAAGAAGGCACTGGTGCAGCCAATGAACTGCATGATGAACCACGATTCTATGGCGATACAACGTTATCGGCTGATGAATCTACGTCATCTGCGGGTCTTAATTCCAGTCACACACCTAGTGTTAATAATTGA
- the LOC105217279 gene encoding trypsin alpha-3 isoform X2 — MAQSGGFVWLFLFYSLSLVCLVDRCQAFYPRIVNGTQANEGEFPFVVSLRHPRNRQHFCAGTLIQPQWVLTAAHCLMYTKKPEELIVQYGTNELKPTKSKLMNVSEIIRHEGYSHTIAIHDLALLKLESAIKDVNLVTLAGDEGCSEVKPKEASLLFVGWGLNETQGSLQQQLQKVELELISREECRERTESQLYSTNICALAPEGTRQGQCNGDSGGPLLMGKQQIGIVSWSLKPCGTYPGVFTNVACYRKWILGNISGENMIRKKIK, encoded by the exons ATGGCTCAAAGCGGTGGATTTGTatggttatttttgttttacagtTTAAGTCTCGTCTGCTTGGTTGACAGGTGTCAGGCATTCTATCCTCGAATCGTAAATGGCACACAAGCTAATGAAGGCGAATTTCCTTTTGTG gtcTCACTACGGCATCCTCGGAATAGGCAACATTTTTGTGCTGGAACACTTATACAACCGCAATGGGTTTTAACGGCAGCTCATTGTTTAATGTACACCAAGAAACCCGAAGAACTGATCGTACAATATGGCACAAATGAACTGAAGCCAACAAAATCAAAACTGATGAATGTCAGTGAAATAATACGACATGAGGGATATAGTCACACCATAGCAATACACGATCTGGCGCTATTGAAGTTGGAAAGTGCGATCAAAGACGTGAACTTGGTCACACTCGCTGGGGATGAAGGTTGCTCCGAAGTTAAACCAAAAGAAGCGTCCTTATTGTTTGTCGGTTGGGGTTTAAACGAG ACTCAAGGTTCCCTGCAACAGCAATTGCAAAAGGTAGAACTGGAGTTAATCTCGCGCGAAGAATGCCGAGAGCGCACAGAATCACAACTTTATAGCACAAATATATGCGCTCTAGCACCTGAAGGTACTCGGCAGGGacaatgcaatggtgactcggGTGGACCGCTACTCATGGGTAAACAACAAATTGGCATCGTTTCGTGGAGTCTAAAGCCATGTGGCACATATCCTGGTGTATTTACTAATGTTGCTTGTTATAGGAAGTGGATTTTAGGTAATATAAGTGGGGAAAATATgataagaaagaaaataaaataa
- the LOC105217284 gene encoding trypsin alpha-3 isoform X2 encodes MFEGSDYYKASYSQSDSKLDPRIINGVEAPISRTKFQVSIRLKQHDRIFGRGHICGGSLIGPNKVLTAAHCLYNTDRKRYRKAKEFIVVMGTQNRFSRVNGTIVSDVTSIAYTNSFSLDTMRDDVGVMFLKTGLPANKTHLTVSPIVLSNSSVAPGTKCQVSGWGKTSQGLLSTDLMMTNVSIIQQGVCRTSYGNGIVEGMFCAGSLLGGTDSCQGDSGGPLVCNNELVGIVSWGNGCAQKGFPGVYSNVSYYRNWIDSRNASAPVDYSFGFLSLSFTLALGILFN; translated from the exons ATGTTTGAAGGAAGTGATTATTATAAAGCGT cttaCTCACAGAGTGACTCGAAATTGGATCCACGTATCATAAATGGCGTAGAGGCGCCTATATCACGCACCAAATTTCAAGTATCCATACGACTGAAACAACATGATCGCATATTTGGTAGAGGACATATATGTGGTGGCTCATTAATTGGGCCAAATAAAGTTCTAACGGCAGCACATTGTTTATATAA TACAGATAGAAAGCGTTATCGGAAGGCGAAAGAATTTATAGTTGTAATGGGCACACAAAATCGATTTTCACGCGTCAATGGTACGATTGTTTCGGATGTCACGTCGATAGCTTACACGAATTCCTTTAGTTTGGATACAATGCGTGATGATGTTGGAGTTATGTTCTTAAAGACCGGACTACCAGCGAATAAAACACACTTGACTGTATCTCCAATTGTACTGAGCAATTCATCAGTTGCGCCGGGTACTAAATGTCAGGTCTCAGGTTGGGGTAAAACTTCGCAG GGTTTGCTATCTACCGACTTAATGATGACTAATGTGAGCATTATACAGCAAGGCGTTTGTAGGACCTCATATGGCAATGGTATTGTTGAAGGCATGTTTTGTGCAGGCAGCTTATTAGGTGGCACTGACTCGTGTCAAGGTGACTCCGGTGGTCCGCTTGTTTGTAACAACGAACTGGTCGGTATTGTGTCCTGGGGAAATGGTTGTGCGCAAAAAGGATTCCCTGGCGTTTACTCGAATGTGAGTTACTATCGCAATTGGATTGATAGCCGCAATGCTTCAGCACCAGTGGATTACAGTTTCGGTTTTCTATCATTAAGTTTTACACTAGCTCtgggtattttatttaattga
- the LOC105217282 gene encoding ras-related protein Rab-27A — translation MAMANIDYDFLMKFLALGDSGVGKTSFLYQYTDGQFHSQFISTVGIDFREKRLIYTYRGRNHRIHLQLWDTAGQERFRSLTTAFYRDAMGFLLIFDLTNEKSFLEISNWLEQLRMHAYSEDPDVVLCGNKCDLESVRAVSHEQVRALSDRYRLPYIETSACTGYNIRQAVEMLVERVMLRMENVATNSELSRLMTQTRCMPNINFPSSGGNTVRLGYGDIELTEEQQRSRNCKC, via the exons ATGGCGATGGCAAATAttgattatgattttttgatgaaatttctGGCACTCGGAGATTCTGGAGTGGGCAAAACTAGTTTTCTATATCAGTATACTGATGGACAATTTCATTCACAATTTATATCTACCGTTGGCATTGATTTCCGGGAGAAACGATTG atatatacatatcgtGGACGGAACCACCGCATCCATCTGCAATTGTGGGATACTGCCGGCCAGGAACGTTTTCGTTCGTTGACCACTGCCTTCTATCGCGATGCAATGGGCTTCCTGCTAATCTTTGATTTGACCAACGAGAAATCTTTCCTTGAAATTAGTAATTGGTTAGAACAATTACGTATGCATGCCTATTCGGAGGATCCGGATGTGGTCTTATGCGGTAATAAATGCGATTTAGAATCTGTGCGTGCTGTCAGCCATGAACAAGTGCGTGCACTTTCGGATCGTTATCGCCTGCCCTACATCGAGACAAGCGCATGCACCGGTTATAATATAAGACAGGCGGTAGAAATGTTGGTGGAACGCGTCATGTTACGCATGGAGAATGTAGCTACCAATTCGGAACTATCGCGTTTGATGACACAGACGCGCTGCATGCCAAATATAAACTTCCCGAGTAGTGGTGGGAATACAGTGCGTTTGGGTTACGGGGATATAGAGTTGACGGAGGAGCAACAACGGAGTCGAAATTGTAAGTGTTAG